In Porites lutea chromosome 1, jaPorLute2.1, whole genome shotgun sequence, a single genomic region encodes these proteins:
- the LOC140928893 gene encoding ZP domain-containing protein-like — protein MAISIPKRLLPALDKEHLRLIDVDCGAIESRNHYILRTNLTGCDTVSRHTENFVYYMNKVEEIPIKPGQIITRVREVEIPFSCYYSNTGVISAVGLEVRSKKIIFSKRGFGKFVLDMKVYPTPSFSLEYKKKDFPIVVPLRKLLYVKVSVDSDDRRLGVLAVDCWATPNANPLSPGLRYEFIKDGCPVDYTVMDIPTADKRMQKFKLEAFSFIGDHPFVYMHCKVLICNATDPNSRCAQGCVNRAKRSLMTQGSKNEEVHLSQGPFMRGDDEKDKEETKLEETEKDMRDTEKSGKFNDTGFIRSISRVLYLIFCVKKLSFVILYSPGMFPTLVAAMAVVAAVCVVGVSYFAWDSRKRRVVRDYQRLTVAAED, from the exons ATGGCCATCAGCATACCAAAGCGCCTTCTTCCCGCTTTGGACAAAGAGCATCTTCGTCTCATTGATGTAGACTGTGGAGCCATAGAAAGCAGGAACCATTACATTCTTCGTACAAACCTCACTGGGTGTGACACAGTCAGCAGGCACACCGAGAATTTCGTCTATTATATGAACAAGGTGGAGGAGATTCCCATCAAGCCAGGTCAGATCATCACACGAGTTCGGGAAGTGGAAATTCCCTTCAGCTGTTATTACTCAAACACAGGGGTCATATCCGCCGTTGGCCTTGAAGTTAGAAGcaagaaaatcattttctctAAAAGAGGATTTGGAAAATTCGTGTTGGATATGAAAGTTTACCCAACTCCTAGTTTTAGTCTTGAGTACAAGAAAAAGGATTTCCCAATAGTCGTGCCTCTCAGGAAATTGTTGTACGTGAAAGTCAGTGTTGATTCAGATGACCGCAGGCTGGGTGTCTTGGCAGTAGATTGCTGGGCCACACCAAACGCTAATCCTTTAAGTCCTGGATTGCGATATGAATTCATCAAAGATGG ATGCCCAGTAGATTATACCGTGATGGACATTCCAACAGCAGACAAGCGGAtgcaaaaattcaaacttgaagcCTTCAGTTTCATAGGTGACCATCCGTTCGTGTACATGCATTGCAAGGTCTTGATCTGTAACGCAACAGATCCCAACTCACGTTGTGCGCAGGGCTGCGTTAATCGAGCAAAGAGGTCCCTGATGACTCAAGGATCCAAGAACGAGGAGGTACACTTGTCCCAGGGACCATTCATGCGTGGAGATGATgaaaaagataaagaagaaaCTAAACTGGAGGAAACTGAGAAAGACATGCGTGATACGGAAAAAAGTGGTAAGTTCAATGACACAGGCTTCATTAGGTCAATTAGTCGTGTTTTATACCTAATCTTCTGCGTCAAAAAACTGAGTTTTGTAATACTGTATTCTCCAGGTATGTTTCCTACTCTGGTCGCTGCAATGGCTGTGGTTGCTGCCGTTTGCGTCGTGGGTGTGTCTTACTTCGCCTGGGACAGCAGGAAACGAAGGGTTGTGCGTGATTATCAACGACTCACTGTTGCCGCTGAAGACTAG
- the LOC140949296 gene encoding uncharacterized protein isoform X2 produces MQRMCWVRRFECAAVLFTFLLFQGAVGNEMSEPDQGESFICSCIIDDKIYNLAPLKSRDGSPRFNASGSDKYMYSYNPCQTFGLGPPSNNSCYFRDVAICRWNRRASKYQNIGKQSTASCGFNTDTRSPQLLYQNSKLYPSLTATINFKCDPSLKRIKDAKFEIIHDNWPMAMTF; encoded by the exons ATGCAAAGGATGTGTTGGGTTAGAAGATTTGAATGCGCAGCTGTCTTGTTTACCTTTCTTCTATTTCAAGGAGCTGTCGGAAACGAGATGTCCGAGCCAGACCAGGGCGAATCATTTATATGCTCCTGCATCATAGACGACAAAATTTATAACCTTGCCCCACTAAAAAGCCGGGATGGATCACCAAG GTTTAATGCTTCAGGATCAGATAAATATATGTATAGCTACAATCCATGTCAAACATTTGGGCTTGGACCGCCTAGTAACAACAGCTGTTATTTTAGAGACGTAGCT ATTTGTCGTTGGAACAGAAGGGCATCAAAATACCAAAATATTGGAAAGCAGTCCACGGCAAGTTGTGGTTTCAATACGGATACCAGGTCACCACAGCTGTTATACCAAAACTCAAA GTTGTACCCCTCTTTAACAGCCACAATTAACTTCAAGTGCGATCCGTCTCTCAAAAGAATAAAAGATGCTAAGTTCGAAATAATCCATGATAACTGGCCCATGGCCATG ACATTTTAA
- the LOC140949296 gene encoding uncharacterized protein isoform X5, translated as MQRMCWVRRFECAAVLFTFLLFQGAVGNEMSEPDQGESFICSCIIDDKIYNLAPLKSRDGSPRFVVGTEGHQNTKILESSPRLYPSLTATINFKCDPSLKRIKDAKFEIIHDNWPMAMTF; from the exons ATGCAAAGGATGTGTTGGGTTAGAAGATTTGAATGCGCAGCTGTCTTGTTTACCTTTCTTCTATTTCAAGGAGCTGTCGGAAACGAGATGTCCGAGCCAGACCAGGGCGAATCATTTATATGCTCCTGCATCATAGACGACAAAATTTATAACCTTGCCCCACTAAAAAGCCGGGATGGATCACCAAG ATTTGTCGTTGGAACAGAAGGGCATCAAAATACCAAAATATTGGAAAGCAGTCCACG GTTGTACCCCTCTTTAACAGCCACAATTAACTTCAAGTGCGATCCGTCTCTCAAAAGAATAAAAGATGCTAAGTTCGAAATAATCCATGATAACTGGCCCATGGCCATG ACATTTTAA
- the LOC140949296 gene encoding uncharacterized protein isoform X3: MQRMCWVRRFECAAVLFTFLLFQGAVGNEMSEPDQGESFICSCIIDDKIYNLAPLKSRDGSPRFVKQLLYMKSRSLWSWFSDYNLRICRWNRRASKYQNIGKQSTASCGFNTDTRSPQLLYQNSKLYPSLTATINFKCDPSLKRIKDAKFEIIHDNWPMAMTF; this comes from the exons ATGCAAAGGATGTGTTGGGTTAGAAGATTTGAATGCGCAGCTGTCTTGTTTACCTTTCTTCTATTTCAAGGAGCTGTCGGAAACGAGATGTCCGAGCCAGACCAGGGCGAATCATTTATATGCTCCTGCATCATAGACGACAAAATTTATAACCTTGCCCCACTAAAAAGCCGGGATGGATCACCAAGGTTCGTAAAGCAGCTCTTGTACATGAAAAGCCGTTCCTTGTGGTCTTGGTTTTCTGACTATAATTTAAGG ATTTGTCGTTGGAACAGAAGGGCATCAAAATACCAAAATATTGGAAAGCAGTCCACGGCAAGTTGTGGTTTCAATACGGATACCAGGTCACCACAGCTGTTATACCAAAACTCAAA GTTGTACCCCTCTTTAACAGCCACAATTAACTTCAAGTGCGATCCGTCTCTCAAAAGAATAAAAGATGCTAAGTTCGAAATAATCCATGATAACTGGCCCATGGCCATG ACATTTTAA
- the LOC140949296 gene encoding uncharacterized protein isoform X1, giving the protein MQRMCWVRRFECAAVLFTFLLFQGAVGNEMSEPDQGESFICSCIIDDKIYNLAPLKSRDGSPSRFNASGSDKYMYSYNPCQTFGLGPPSNNSCYFRDVAICRWNRRASKYQNIGKQSTASCGFNTDTRSPQLLYQNSKLYPSLTATINFKCDPSLKRIKDAKFEIIHDNWPMAMTF; this is encoded by the exons ATGCAAAGGATGTGTTGGGTTAGAAGATTTGAATGCGCAGCTGTCTTGTTTACCTTTCTTCTATTTCAAGGAGCTGTCGGAAACGAGATGTCCGAGCCAGACCAGGGCGAATCATTTATATGCTCCTGCATCATAGACGACAAAATTTATAACCTTGCCCCACTAAAAAGCCGGGATGGATCACCAAG CAGGTTTAATGCTTCAGGATCAGATAAATATATGTATAGCTACAATCCATGTCAAACATTTGGGCTTGGACCGCCTAGTAACAACAGCTGTTATTTTAGAGACGTAGCT ATTTGTCGTTGGAACAGAAGGGCATCAAAATACCAAAATATTGGAAAGCAGTCCACGGCAAGTTGTGGTTTCAATACGGATACCAGGTCACCACAGCTGTTATACCAAAACTCAAA GTTGTACCCCTCTTTAACAGCCACAATTAACTTCAAGTGCGATCCGTCTCTCAAAAGAATAAAAGATGCTAAGTTCGAAATAATCCATGATAACTGGCCCATGGCCATG ACATTTTAA
- the LOC140949296 gene encoding uncharacterized protein isoform X4: protein MSEPDQGESFICSCIIDDKIYNLAPLKSRDGSPSRFNASGSDKYMYSYNPCQTFGLGPPSNNSCYFRDVAICRWNRRASKYQNIGKQSTASCGFNTDTRSPQLLYQNSKLYPSLTATINFKCDPSLKRIKDAKFEIIHDNWPMAMTF from the exons ATGTCCGAGCCAGACCAGGGCGAATCATTTATATGCTCCTGCATCATAGACGACAAAATTTATAACCTTGCCCCACTAAAAAGCCGGGATGGATCACCAAG CAGGTTTAATGCTTCAGGATCAGATAAATATATGTATAGCTACAATCCATGTCAAACATTTGGGCTTGGACCGCCTAGTAACAACAGCTGTTATTTTAGAGACGTAGCT ATTTGTCGTTGGAACAGAAGGGCATCAAAATACCAAAATATTGGAAAGCAGTCCACGGCAAGTTGTGGTTTCAATACGGATACCAGGTCACCACAGCTGTTATACCAAAACTCAAA GTTGTACCCCTCTTTAACAGCCACAATTAACTTCAAGTGCGATCCGTCTCTCAAAAGAATAAAAGATGCTAAGTTCGAAATAATCCATGATAACTGGCCCATGGCCATG ACATTTTAA
- the LOC140949263 gene encoding uncharacterized protein isoform X2, producing MRVVLRLMSCLLALTSLRKLKGANAGNRTRPNAHVIPPADKDCVAYDLDGKIYNLAALERKDGKPRFWVVSGDWNYTYNPCRPFSQGTKQTSDCFGDVAVCMGTVNKARYQLIGTQSSFHYGFNKETNTPQLVYTNKESFAKRQVIVDLKCDPSKKTPEEALFEYISDTKDIWRFLVTSICSCPDGCPNDPDDPSSQTALYYRKRIWRCIRRRPAEEDDDERRPVIHGNDAEDYGARPEGLQNAHCPFSAGLSSGSNNPRDNLNNELSRARHGNIERC from the exons ATGAGGGTTGTTTTAAGATTGATGAGCTGTCTTTTGGCATTGACCTCGCTTCGTAAGTTGAAAGGAGCCAATGCTGGTAACAGGACAAGACCAAACGCACACGTTATCCCGCCAGCTGACAAAGACTGTGTTGCTTACGACCTCGACGGAAAAATCTATAACCTAGCAGCTCTCGAAAGAAAGGACGGAAAGCCGAG GTTCTGGGTGGTTTCAGGTGATTGGAACTATACTTATAATCCCTGTAGACCATTCTCTCAAGGGACGAAACAAACAAGTGACTGTTTCGGAGATGTGGCT GTTTGCATGGGTACTGTAAACAAAGCACGGTATCAGCTGATTGGTACGCAAAGCTCATTTCATTATGGTTTCAATAAAGAGACGAACACACCACAGCTTGTCTATACCAATAAAGA GTCTTTTGCGAAACGACAAGTTATAGTCGACCTCAAGTGCGATCCATCAAAGAAAACACCCGAGGAAGCACTTTTCGAGTATATCAGTGATACTAAAGACATTTGG AGATTTTTAGTGACTAGTATTTGTTCATGTCCTGATGGTTGTCCAAACGATCCAGACGACCCGTCATCCCAAACAG CGCTTTACTACCGCAAGCGCATCTGGCGGTGTATTAGGAGAAGGCCAGCTGAAGAAGACGACGACGAAAGGCGACCTGTTATTCATGGAAATGATGCAGAGGACTATGGAGCTCGGCCCGAAGGTCTGCAGAATGCACATTGCCCGTTTTCAGCTGGACTTAGTTCGGGTAGTAATAACCCAAGAGATAACTTAAATAATGAACTTAGCAGAGCAAGACACGGAAATATAGAGAGGTGCTAG
- the LOC140949263 gene encoding uncharacterized protein isoform X1 produces MRVVLRLMSCLLALTSLRKLKGANAGNRTRPNAHVIPPADKDCVAYDLDGKIYNLAALERKDGKPRFWVVSGDWNYTYNPCRPFSQGTKQTSDCFGDVAVCMGTVNKARYQLIGTQSSFHYGFNKETNTPQLVYTNKESFAKRQVIVDLKCDPSKKTPEEALFEYISDTKDIWRFLVTSICSCPDGCPNDPDDPSSQTGGGVNRVDYIIPLGALSGIIVVVPALYYRKRIWRCIRRRPAEEDDDERRPVIHGNDAEDYGARPEGLQNAHCPFSAGLSSGSNNPRDNLNNELSRARHGNIERC; encoded by the exons ATGAGGGTTGTTTTAAGATTGATGAGCTGTCTTTTGGCATTGACCTCGCTTCGTAAGTTGAAAGGAGCCAATGCTGGTAACAGGACAAGACCAAACGCACACGTTATCCCGCCAGCTGACAAAGACTGTGTTGCTTACGACCTCGACGGAAAAATCTATAACCTAGCAGCTCTCGAAAGAAAGGACGGAAAGCCGAG GTTCTGGGTGGTTTCAGGTGATTGGAACTATACTTATAATCCCTGTAGACCATTCTCTCAAGGGACGAAACAAACAAGTGACTGTTTCGGAGATGTGGCT GTTTGCATGGGTACTGTAAACAAAGCACGGTATCAGCTGATTGGTACGCAAAGCTCATTTCATTATGGTTTCAATAAAGAGACGAACACACCACAGCTTGTCTATACCAATAAAGA GTCTTTTGCGAAACGACAAGTTATAGTCGACCTCAAGTGCGATCCATCAAAGAAAACACCCGAGGAAGCACTTTTCGAGTATATCAGTGATACTAAAGACATTTGG AGATTTTTAGTGACTAGTATTTGTTCATGTCCTGATGGTTGTCCAAACGATCCAGACGACCCGTCATCCCAAACAG gTGGTGGTGTAAACAGGGTGGACTACATCATACCATTAGGTGCTTTATCAggtattattgttgttgttccaGCGCTTTACTACCGCAAGCGCATCTGGCGGTGTATTAGGAGAAGGCCAGCTGAAGAAGACGACGACGAAAGGCGACCTGTTATTCATGGAAATGATGCAGAGGACTATGGAGCTCGGCCCGAAGGTCTGCAGAATGCACATTGCCCGTTTTCAGCTGGACTTAGTTCGGGTAGTAATAACCCAAGAGATAACTTAAATAATGAACTTAGCAGAGCAAGACACGGAAATATAGAGAGGTGCTAG